Proteins encoded in a region of the Fusibacter sp. A1 genome:
- a CDS encoding DUF960 family protein, with protein sequence MTRGFADRIPVHIQQVVEAMVEVFVNQSENIGNEVDYLQVFELSVDTADFFSMQAIAHSREEPPYSTTTEFVTDTAITEKVYIISDDYGLEGEVITYLLASEY encoded by the coding sequence ATGACAAGAGGCTTTGCCGACAGAATACCGGTCCATATCCAGCAAGTGGTTGAAGCAATGGTTGAAGTGTTTGTTAACCAATCAGAAAATATCGGTAATGAAGTTGACTATTTACAGGTATTTGAACTGAGCGTAGATACTGCTGATTTTTTTAGCATGCAGGCCATCGCACACTCTCGGGAAGAGCCACCATACTCAACAACGACTGAATTTGTTACTGATACAGCAATCACTGAAAAAGTATACATCATTTCTGATGATTATGGCTTAGAGGGAGAAGTCATTACGTATCTACTGGCCAGTGAATATTAA
- a CDS encoding pilus assembly PilX N-terminal domain-containing protein, translating into MISIKSERGMALAWVLIVMAVLSILGVSVLTASHADHKFTIQNDLIIEEHNIAKSALNTAGKFLELKTQTESEFNSILVGDKLIDSANFMDSGSNAVVEVVAKDASKIKLKSSSGNQTLYLDVAVAESELTVTQEEPTTILKTTKTTSIPVDLFKYSIYSHTTPKIHKSAPAGLKTGGIDYTMHSIPDLGVTKPFVSQITESGYYTGYNQESLTFKTGSDVNNIIYVRIDDLDLKNNSNLIIEGKGKVVLYTNTFNVPTQSEVNIYNSPSQLFVFVGTEANSGIVDIKGVFRGFIYAPEAELTTQTKHSQNKARFIAHKYIDKANSEFDVADIVDFNFLDVFGESFTTTTTETENGIVVTTTVVKQYNYAKSKYSD; encoded by the coding sequence ATGATTAGCATCAAATCAGAAAGAGGCATGGCTTTAGCTTGGGTGCTAATTGTCATGGCGGTGTTGTCAATCTTAGGTGTCAGCGTGTTAACTGCAAGTCATGCTGATCACAAGTTTACAATACAAAACGATTTAATTATAGAGGAGCACAACATTGCCAAGTCGGCGCTTAACACTGCCGGAAAGTTTTTAGAACTTAAAACGCAAACGGAAAGCGAGTTCAATTCAATACTTGTTGGTGACAAGTTAATTGATAGTGCGAATTTTATGGATTCTGGTAGCAATGCAGTTGTTGAAGTGGTTGCGAAGGATGCGTCGAAAATAAAATTAAAATCAAGTTCTGGTAATCAAACACTTTACTTGGATGTAGCAGTTGCAGAAAGTGAGTTAACTGTTACGCAAGAGGAACCAACAACAATTCTTAAAACTACAAAAACAACAAGTATTCCAGTGGATTTATTTAAGTATAGTATTTACTCACATACCACACCTAAAATTCATAAAAGTGCTCCTGCTGGTTTGAAAACTGGTGGCATAGATTATACGATGCATTCTATCCCTGATTTAGGTGTTACTAAACCGTTTGTGTCCCAAATTACTGAAAGTGGCTATTACACAGGGTATAATCAAGAGTCACTAACTTTCAAAACTGGTAGTGATGTTAATAATATAATATATGTTAGAATTGATGACTTGGATCTGAAGAATAACAGTAATCTCATCATAGAAGGAAAAGGGAAAGTAGTTTTATATACAAATACTTTTAATGTACCGACTCAATCGGAAGTGAACATATACAATTCACCTAGCCAACTGTTTGTTTTTGTTGGTACAGAGGCTAATAGCGGCATCGTTGATATTAAAGGCGTATTCAGAGGCTTTATTTATGCACCTGAAGCTGAGTTGACCACTCAAACAAAACACAGTCAAAACAAAGCGAGATTTATTGCACATAAATATATTGATAAGGCAAATTCTGAATTTGACGTTGCCGACATTGTAGATTTTAATTTTTTGGACGTGTTTGGTGAATCATTCACTACCACTACTACAGAGACAGAAAATGGTATTGTAGTAACCACTACGGTTGTCAAACAGTACAACTACGCAAAATCTAAGTATTCGGACTAG
- a CDS encoding type IV pilus twitching motility protein PilT, with product MTIDSILKSAADKGASDVHLAVGNPVTIRIDGELIPASDDVLSADQTHAFAKHVIPSYKYTEFENKGQLDVSYRIDNHSAYRINIFRYSSKIGLACRIITEDIPTIEELDLPESIAKVSNYNAGLIIVTGPTGCGKSTTIAAIIDAINSRSKKHILTIEDPIEYIHKNKQSIITQREVGRDCETFSDALRAGLRQDPDIIMVGEMRDLETISTAVTAAETGHLVLGTLHTRNTYQTIERMIDVFPSTHQQQIRVQLANSLMAVFSQRLVPRKNGTGRIASVESMIVTPAIRNLMRENKVHQLHTFIQTGQRSGMQTFDDNLKQLYKTNIIDRETLLEYATDRENILK from the coding sequence ATGACAATCGATAGTATTTTAAAAAGCGCTGCTGATAAAGGCGCGTCGGATGTGCATTTAGCGGTTGGGAATCCGGTAACTATAAGAATTGATGGGGAGTTGATTCCTGCGAGCGATGACGTTTTAAGCGCGGATCAAACGCATGCTTTTGCTAAACATGTGATTCCTTCATATAAATATACTGAGTTCGAGAACAAGGGGCAACTTGATGTTTCTTACCGAATTGATAATCATAGTGCCTATCGTATAAATATTTTTAGATACAGCAGCAAAATCGGGCTTGCGTGTAGAATAATCACTGAAGACATTCCAACGATAGAAGAACTCGATCTACCTGAATCGATAGCTAAAGTTAGCAATTATAACGCTGGGCTTATTATAGTCACAGGACCCACCGGTTGTGGTAAGTCAACGACCATTGCTGCGATCATTGATGCGATCAATTCAAGAAGTAAAAAACATATCTTAACCATTGAGGATCCTATCGAGTATATACATAAGAACAAGCAAAGTATTATCACACAGCGCGAGGTAGGCAGGGACTGTGAAACATTCTCTGATGCTTTACGAGCTGGATTAAGGCAGGACCCTGATATTATCATGGTCGGAGAGATGAGGGACTTAGAGACTATTTCGACTGCAGTTACAGCTGCAGAGACGGGTCATCTGGTTCTTGGAACCTTACACACGAGAAACACTTATCAGACCATTGAGCGGATGATTGATGTGTTTCCTTCAACCCATCAGCAGCAAATCAGGGTGCAACTTGCAAATTCGCTGATGGCAGTATTTTCACAGCGTCTGGTACCGCGAAAAAACGGAACTGGCCGCATAGCGTCTGTTGAAAGCATGATTGTAACCCCGGCGATAAGAAACTTGATGCGTGAAAACAAAGTACACCAATTACACACCTTTATTCAAACTGGCCAAAGATCAGGAATGCAGACTTTTGATGATAATTTGAAGCAACTATATAAAACGAATATCATAGATAGAGAAACTTTGCTTGAGTATGCGACGGATAGGGAAAATATTTTGAAGTAA
- a CDS encoding PilW family protein, with protein MRHSRTKGLTLIELIVVIAILSIVVTAVFSFFNFEQKMFFKTTDRFDVQSDTRLILLKATKELRNCSELELIEIDKALDEIDVNTAYNYAIISGDGSVKFYEYTTTPSIGYVTSSSGSYVDDTLTSSYFSRVNGSTLKLSISQTLNNETYSLESEILLNNLTISGASQIPVTDDQLAVKYLK; from the coding sequence ATGAGACATTCACGTACTAAGGGCTTAACTTTAATTGAACTGATCGTCGTAATTGCTATCTTATCGATTGTCGTGACAGCGGTGTTTTCTTTTTTTAATTTTGAACAGAAGATGTTTTTTAAAACGACTGACCGGTTCGATGTGCAGTCGGATACAAGGCTGATTCTGCTTAAAGCGACGAAGGAACTGAGAAATTGCTCTGAACTTGAGTTGATTGAGATAGATAAAGCACTAGATGAGATCGACGTGAATACAGCTTATAATTATGCGATTATCTCAGGTGATGGATCTGTTAAGTTTTATGAGTATACGACAACACCTTCAATAGGGTATGTTACTAGTTCTTCTGGATCATATGTGGACGACACACTTACATCGTCTTATTTTTCGAGGGTGAATGGATCTACGTTAAAACTGAGCATCTCACAGACGCTGAACAATGAAACTTACTCATTGGAATCAGAGATATTACTAAACAATTTGACGATTAGCGGAGCCAGTCAGATTCCGGTAACTGATGATCAACTGGCAGTTAAATATTTAAAATAA
- a CDS encoding prepilin-type N-terminal cleavage/methylation domain-containing protein, whose product MSKKKNGMTLVEVILAMAILSIIMIGFLNLFAFSFTNIASNGSRTGASYKAQSIVDGVSSGNYTSESEIESYFSLQGHGIESNEADVEVYVNKPVNYNVTPDQVIGVDGVRLTVVVFYSKHEKRSTMKLFIPF is encoded by the coding sequence ATGAGTAAGAAAAAAAATGGGATGACTCTTGTGGAAGTGATTCTAGCGATGGCGATTCTTAGTATTATAATGATTGGATTTTTAAATTTGTTTGCATTTTCATTTACCAATATTGCTAGTAATGGATCCAGAACAGGCGCAAGCTATAAGGCACAGTCGATTGTTGATGGTGTTTCTTCTGGTAATTATACGAGCGAAAGCGAAATTGAGAGCTATTTTAGTTTGCAGGGGCACGGTATAGAATCAAATGAAGCAGATGTTGAGGTATATGTAAATAAACCGGTCAACTACAATGTGACGCCTGATCAAGTAATAGGTGTTGATGGAGTGAGATTGACTGTTGTTGTTTTTTACTCAAAACATGAGAAACGGTCGACCATGAAGTTGTTTATTCCATTTTAA
- a CDS encoding prepilin-type N-terminal cleavage/methylation domain-containing protein codes for MNKIKGFTLIELIVAIAILSIIIVSFLTLFSFSFTNMINEGHRTDATHITQTITDSLFATTFTSESGIESYLSSKGYGSESGDVSLYESKPINFNVMESTLLTVTGCNVDIAVFYNDNNDFVTFTVFVPFGD; via the coding sequence ATGAATAAAATCAAAGGTTTTACACTAATTGAACTGATTGTTGCTATCGCGATATTAAGTATCATAATTGTCTCGTTCTTGACACTATTTAGTTTTAGTTTTACTAATATGATTAACGAAGGTCATAGAACTGATGCGACACACATTACTCAAACGATCACTGATAGTCTGTTTGCTACCACGTTTACTTCGGAATCTGGTATTGAAAGCTACTTAAGCTCAAAAGGATATGGAAGTGAGTCAGGGGATGTTTCATTATATGAAAGCAAACCAATCAACTTCAACGTAATGGAGTCGACATTATTAACAGTCACCGGCTGTAACGTAGATATCGCAGTTTTTTACAATGACAATAATGATTTTGTGACATTCACTGTATTTGTACCGTTTGGAGATTGA